A stretch of the Streptosporangium sp. NBC_01755 genome encodes the following:
- a CDS encoding ribonuclease D, whose amino-acid sequence MTDETTVIPLLEPREGIPPVIEDSAALARVVRAFAEGTGPVAVDAERASGYRYSGRAYLVQLRRTGAGSALIDPIRCPDLSGLDTALADAEVVLHAASQDLPCLAEVGFHPRELFDTELAGRLLGYERVGLGLMVENVLGFRLEKGHSAADWSTRPLPEDWLRYAALDVEVLIELRDILHEELKSSGKLAWAQEEFASVLAHKTPVPRSDPWRRTSGIHKVRSLRGLAVVRELWTLRDELARESDVAPGRVLPDSAIVTAALELPRTTKALTEIPPFTGRSARRHLRDWLAAIGAARSLSDSELPQPSTPGDGPPPANRWMDRDPVAARRLAAARTVVAALADEHHMPAENLIQPDAVRRLTWEPPPVIDDETVTARLRELGAREWQIGLTAHPIAKALLRLELKGQA is encoded by the coding sequence GTGACCGATGAGACGACCGTAATTCCACTGCTGGAGCCTCGCGAGGGAATCCCACCCGTCATCGAGGACTCCGCCGCCCTCGCGCGCGTGGTGCGCGCCTTCGCCGAGGGCACCGGCCCCGTCGCCGTCGACGCCGAGCGCGCCTCGGGCTACCGCTACAGCGGCCGCGCCTACCTGGTACAGCTACGCCGCACCGGCGCGGGCAGCGCCCTGATCGACCCCATCCGCTGCCCCGACCTGTCGGGGCTCGACACGGCGCTGGCCGACGCGGAGGTGGTGCTCCACGCGGCCTCCCAGGACCTGCCCTGCCTCGCGGAGGTGGGCTTTCATCCACGTGAGCTGTTCGACACCGAGCTGGCCGGCCGGCTGCTCGGCTACGAGCGGGTCGGTCTCGGGCTGATGGTGGAGAACGTCCTCGGCTTCAGGCTGGAGAAGGGGCACTCGGCCGCCGACTGGTCGACCCGCCCGCTGCCGGAGGACTGGCTGCGCTACGCCGCGCTCGACGTCGAGGTCCTGATCGAGCTCCGCGACATCCTGCACGAGGAGCTGAAGTCGAGCGGCAAGCTGGCGTGGGCGCAGGAGGAGTTCGCCTCCGTGCTCGCGCACAAGACCCCCGTTCCGCGCTCCGACCCGTGGCGGCGCACCTCCGGAATCCACAAGGTCCGCTCGCTGCGCGGGCTGGCGGTGGTACGGGAGCTGTGGACGCTCCGCGACGAGCTCGCCCGCGAGTCCGATGTCGCCCCCGGCCGTGTCCTGCCCGACTCGGCGATCGTCACGGCCGCCCTGGAACTGCCCCGCACCACCAAGGCGCTCACCGAGATCCCCCCGTTCACCGGCCGCAGCGCCCGGCGGCACCTGCGCGACTGGCTGGCCGCGATCGGCGCCGCCCGCTCACTGTCCGACTCGGAGCTGCCGCAGCCCAGCACCCCCGGTGACGGGCCACCGCCGGCCAACCGATGGATGGACCGCGATCCGGTGGCCGCCCGGCGGCTGGCCGCGGCCAGGACCGTGGTCGCCGCGCTCGCCGACGAGCACCACATGCCCGCCGAGAACCTGATCCAGCCCGACGCCGTACGCCGCCTGACCTGGGAACCGCCGCCCGTCATCGACGACGAGACCGTCACCGCCCGGCTGCGCGAGCTGGGCGCCCGCGAGTGGCAGATCGGACTGACCGCCCACCCGATCGCCAAGGCCCTGCTCCGTCTGGAGCTCAAAGGTCAGGCCTGA
- the msrB gene encoding peptide-methionine (R)-S-oxide reductase MsrB, whose product MEKVVKSDAEWRVQLSPEEFRVLRQAGTERPFTGEYVDTKTVGVYSCRACGTELFRSDTKFDSHCGWPSFYEPSKSDTVTLIEDRSMGMARVEVRCATCDSHLGHVFHGEGYGTPTDDRYCINSVSLRLEPTE is encoded by the coding sequence ATGGAAAAGGTGGTAAAGAGCGACGCCGAATGGCGCGTCCAGCTCTCTCCCGAGGAGTTCCGCGTACTCCGCCAGGCCGGGACCGAGCGCCCCTTCACCGGGGAGTACGTCGACACCAAGACCGTGGGCGTCTACAGCTGCCGCGCCTGCGGCACCGAACTGTTCCGGTCCGACACCAAATTCGACAGTCACTGCGGCTGGCCGAGCTTCTACGAGCCGTCGAAGTCCGACACGGTGACGCTGATAGAGGACCGCTCTATGGGCATGGCCCGCGTCGAGGTCCGGTGCGCGACCTGCGACTCACACCTCGGCCACGTGTTCCACGGAGAGGGCTACGGCACGCCCACGGACGACCGCTACTGCATCAACTCCGTCTCGCTGAGACTGGAGCCCACCGAGTAG
- the hemG gene encoding protoporphyrinogen oxidase translates to MEGNRRHVVVVGGGIAGLAAAWHLRQGGEHLRVTVLEGAPRVGGKLHATEVAGVAMDAGAEAMLARRPEGRELARMVGLGEELRLPGTTQAAILTRGALRPMPKGHVMGVPSDLLALSRSGILSPGGLARAALDRILPATRVSTDVSVAAYIRARMGGEVVDRLVEPLLGGVYAGRTERLSLDATMPRIAIAARSERSLLAAAGEIAADAPKDAGPVFTTLRGGMGSLPEAVAAASGAEIRTGVMVRELRRTEGGWRLVTGPVPAPEIVEADAVIIAVPAPAASRLLAEELPQAAAELVRIEYAGMAIVTLAYPREAFPRPPSGSGYLVPAVDGRPIKAATFSSVKWPHLAEQDPGLVLLRCSIGRLGEEAVLQRDDAELVALAMAEMVEVMGVRGLPRDSRVTRWGGSLPQYEVGHLDRVARIRAAAAASPGLALCGAAYDGLGIPACVSTARTAAARILDHLDPKGEWQDRTDSLTKG, encoded by the coding sequence ATGGAAGGCAACCGGAGGCATGTGGTGGTCGTCGGCGGCGGGATCGCCGGACTGGCCGCCGCGTGGCATCTGCGGCAGGGCGGTGAGCACCTGCGGGTGACCGTCCTCGAAGGCGCCCCGCGGGTCGGGGGCAAGCTGCACGCCACCGAGGTGGCGGGCGTCGCGATGGACGCGGGGGCCGAGGCGATGCTCGCCCGGCGGCCCGAGGGCAGGGAACTGGCCAGGATGGTCGGGCTGGGTGAGGAGCTGCGGCTCCCCGGCACGACCCAGGCGGCCATCCTGACCCGGGGCGCGCTGCGGCCCATGCCCAAGGGGCACGTCATGGGCGTGCCGTCCGACCTCCTCGCGCTGTCGAGGTCGGGCATCCTCTCCCCCGGGGGCCTGGCGAGGGCGGCGCTGGACCGGATCCTTCCGGCGACGCGCGTCAGCACGGATGTGTCGGTGGCGGCCTACATCCGGGCCAGGATGGGCGGCGAGGTGGTCGACCGGCTCGTCGAGCCGCTGCTCGGCGGCGTCTACGCGGGCCGGACCGAGCGGCTCTCGCTGGACGCGACCATGCCGAGGATCGCCATCGCGGCCAGGTCCGAGCGGTCGCTGCTCGCCGCGGCCGGGGAGATCGCCGCCGATGCCCCGAAGGACGCCGGGCCGGTCTTCACCACCCTGCGCGGGGGGATGGGCAGCCTGCCCGAGGCCGTCGCCGCCGCCTCAGGGGCCGAGATCAGGACCGGCGTCATGGTCAGGGAGCTGCGAAGGACCGAGGGCGGATGGCGGCTGGTGACCGGCCCCGTCCCGGCACCGGAGATCGTCGAGGCGGATGCGGTGATCATCGCCGTTCCCGCCCCGGCGGCGAGCCGGCTGCTCGCGGAGGAGCTGCCCCAGGCCGCCGCGGAGCTGGTCAGGATCGAGTACGCCGGCATGGCCATCGTCACCCTCGCCTACCCGAGAGAGGCGTTTCCCCGGCCGCCGTCCGGCAGCGGCTACCTGGTGCCGGCCGTCGACGGGCGCCCGATCAAGGCAGCCACGTTCAGCTCGGTCAAGTGGCCGCACCTGGCGGAGCAGGATCCCGGCCTGGTGCTGCTGCGCTGCTCGATCGGCAGGCTCGGCGAGGAGGCGGTGCTCCAGCGCGACGACGCGGAGCTGGTCGCGCTGGCGATGGCCGAGATGGTCGAGGTCATGGGCGTGCGTGGGCTGCCCCGCGACTCGCGGGTGACCCGTTGGGGCGGTTCCCTGCCGCAGTACGAGGTGGGCCACCTCGACCGGGTGGCGCGCATCCGGGCGGCCGCCGCCGCTTCGCCGGGGCTGGCGCTGTGCGGCGCCGCCTACGACGGCCTTGGCATCCCCGCCTGCGTCTCCACGGCACGCACCGCGGCAGCCCGGATTCTCGACCACCTGGACCCCAAGGGAGAATGGCAGGACAGAACCGATTCGTTGACGAAGGGGTGA
- a CDS encoding HNH endonuclease family protein → MKRVVTAASAALMTILVTLSLTTGTVSATPPNIPSAATAAGRLATLTVAAESNQSSYDRSLFNHWITISGTCNTRETVLKRDGVGVVVNSSCAATSGSWYSPFDGATWTAAADVDIDHMVPLAEAWRSGAHAWTGAQRQSYANDLGGPELWAVTDNVNQAKGDQDPSTWQPPLSSFRCTYARAWIQVKYYWKLTLQSSEKSALQSMLATC, encoded by the coding sequence GTGAAACGAGTCGTCACCGCGGCTTCCGCCGCCCTCATGACAATTCTCGTCACCCTTTCCCTGACGACCGGAACGGTGTCGGCGACCCCGCCCAACATCCCTTCGGCGGCGACCGCCGCCGGCCGGCTCGCGACACTCACCGTCGCCGCGGAAAGCAACCAGTCCTCCTATGACCGGTCGTTGTTCAACCACTGGATAACGATCAGCGGTACCTGCAACACCCGGGAGACGGTGCTCAAGAGAGACGGCGTCGGAGTGGTGGTCAACTCCAGTTGCGCGGCCACCTCCGGCAGTTGGTACTCCCCGTTCGACGGCGCGACCTGGACCGCCGCCGCCGACGTCGACATCGACCACATGGTGCCGCTCGCCGAGGCCTGGCGCTCCGGCGCCCACGCCTGGACCGGCGCGCAGCGGCAGTCCTACGCCAACGACCTCGGCGGGCCCGAGTTGTGGGCGGTGACCGACAACGTCAACCAGGCCAAGGGCGACCAGGATCCGTCGACGTGGCAGCCGCCGCTGAGCTCGTTCAGGTGCACGTACGCCAGAGCGTGGATCCAGGTGAAGTACTACTGGAAGCTGACGCTGCAGAGCTCGGAGAAGAGCGCCCTGCAGAGCATGCTCGCGACCTGCTGA
- the hemE gene encoding uroporphyrinogen decarboxylase yields the protein MTSEPADSAFLRACRRRPVSHTPVWFMRQAGRSLPEYRALREGVPMLTACATPDLVVEITMQPVRRYGVDAAILFSDIVVPLKAIGVDLDIKPGIGPVVAEPIRDARAAEALRPIEPDDVSYITEAVQALTKELGATPLIGFAGAPFTLASYLIEGGPSKNHDHTKAMMYGEPGLWHALMDRLTEITLGFLRVQLAAGVSAVQLFDSWVGAVSPDDYREFVLPYTSRIFDGLAGLDVPRIHFGVGTGELLGLLGEAGADVVGVDWRVPLDEAARRVGPGKALQGNLDPAILLAPWEVVERRAGDILTRAAKAEGHVFNLGHGVLPGTDPDQLARLTDFVHEASAR from the coding sequence GTGACTTCCGAGCCTGCCGACTCCGCTTTCCTGCGCGCCTGCCGTCGCCGGCCCGTCTCCCACACACCGGTGTGGTTCATGCGCCAGGCAGGTCGCTCGCTGCCCGAGTACCGGGCGCTCCGCGAGGGGGTGCCGATGCTCACGGCGTGCGCCACCCCCGATCTGGTCGTGGAGATCACGATGCAGCCGGTCCGCCGTTACGGTGTGGACGCGGCGATTCTCTTCAGCGACATCGTCGTCCCGCTCAAGGCGATCGGCGTCGACCTCGACATCAAACCCGGTATCGGCCCGGTGGTGGCCGAGCCGATCAGGGATGCCAGGGCGGCCGAGGCGCTGCGCCCGATCGAGCCGGATGACGTCTCCTACATCACCGAGGCCGTCCAGGCGCTGACGAAGGAGCTGGGCGCGACCCCGCTCATCGGTTTCGCGGGAGCCCCCTTCACCCTGGCCTCCTATCTCATCGAGGGCGGTCCTTCCAAGAATCACGACCACACCAAGGCCATGATGTACGGCGAGCCGGGGCTCTGGCACGCCCTCATGGACCGGCTGACCGAGATCACCCTGGGCTTCCTGCGCGTGCAGCTCGCCGCGGGGGTCTCCGCCGTCCAGCTCTTCGACTCCTGGGTCGGCGCGGTGTCGCCCGACGACTACCGCGAGTTCGTCCTCCCCTACACCAGCCGGATCTTCGACGGCCTGGCCGGTCTGGACGTGCCGCGCATCCACTTCGGCGTCGGCACCGGAGAGCTGCTCGGCCTGCTCGGCGAGGCGGGGGCCGACGTCGTGGGCGTCGACTGGCGGGTCCCGCTCGACGAGGCCGCCCGGAGGGTCGGCCCCGGCAAGGCGCTGCAGGGCAACCTGGACCCGGCGATCCTGCTCGCCCCGTGGGAGGTCGTGGAGCGCCGCGCGGGCGACATCCTCACCCGCGCCGCCAAGGCCGAGGGGCACGTGTTCAACCTGGGGCACGGGGTGCTGCCGGGCACCGACCCCGACCAGCTGGCCCGCCTCACCGACTTCGTCCACGAGGCCTCGGCCCGCTGA
- a CDS encoding DUF3000 domain-containing protein gives MTAGDTPLAPAAFRRAVASMRPAEVRPEIELEDIPAPQRLAPHSAAIGASVYRDDDELAIGRLIVLFDPDGQRGWDGQFRLVAYVRADMEPEITEDPLLGPVAWSWLTESLDAHGAGYAAAGGTVTRAVSEGFGNKAEDPVTTELELRASWSPLQEDLSGHVAAWCDLMCLAAGIPPLPPDVAALPSRRRDDPEPFRT, from the coding sequence ATGACCGCCGGTGACACGCCGCTCGCTCCCGCCGCCTTCAGGCGCGCGGTGGCGAGCATGCGCCCCGCGGAGGTCAGGCCCGAGATCGAGCTGGAGGACATTCCGGCGCCGCAGCGCCTGGCCCCCCACTCGGCCGCGATCGGCGCGTCGGTATACCGCGACGACGACGAGCTCGCGATCGGCCGCCTCATCGTGCTCTTCGACCCGGACGGCCAGCGCGGCTGGGACGGCCAGTTCCGGCTCGTCGCCTACGTGCGGGCCGACATGGAACCGGAGATCACCGAAGACCCGCTGCTCGGCCCCGTCGCGTGGAGCTGGCTCACCGAGTCGCTCGACGCGCACGGCGCCGGCTACGCCGCCGCCGGAGGCACCGTTACCAGAGCGGTCTCCGAGGGCTTCGGCAACAAGGCCGAAGACCCGGTGACCACCGAGCTGGAACTGCGTGCGTCCTGGTCACCGCTACAGGAAGACCTCTCCGGCCATGTCGCCGCCTGGTGCGATCTGATGTGCCTTGCCGCGGGCATCCCACCCCTGCCACCCGACGTGGCGGCGCTGCCGTCGCGCCGTCGCGACGATCCGGAGCCCTTCAGAACGTGA
- a CDS encoding pyrimidine reductase family protein: MRFIHPESSAEVDLARAYAYPAGPCLRVNMVASADGGTWLKGLSGGLSGRGDRQVFWTLRGLADVVVAGASTVRAEGYGPARPRPSWQGLREGRPAAPPVAVITRGLDLDLSGPLFTEAEPYARTIVVTCEAAPRQRREEAARCAEVIVAGGERVDPALAVKALSERGLSRVLCEGGPKTNAQLAAADLVDELCLTVSPLLIGGDAARALDGPPSLTRLRLAHVLEDEGFLFTRYVRLDEGAGTR, encoded by the coding sequence ATGCGCTTCATTCATCCCGAGAGCTCGGCCGAGGTCGACCTCGCCCGCGCCTACGCCTACCCGGCAGGCCCCTGCCTGCGGGTCAACATGGTCGCCAGCGCCGACGGCGGGACCTGGTTGAAGGGGTTGTCGGGCGGGCTGTCCGGCAGGGGCGACCGTCAGGTCTTCTGGACGTTGCGCGGGCTGGCCGACGTCGTCGTGGCCGGCGCGTCGACCGTGCGGGCCGAGGGGTACGGACCGGCACGGCCCAGGCCGTCATGGCAGGGGCTGCGCGAGGGGCGTCCGGCCGCCCCGCCGGTGGCGGTGATCACTCGCGGGCTCGACCTCGACCTGTCGGGCCCGCTGTTCACCGAGGCGGAACCGTATGCCCGGACCATCGTCGTCACCTGCGAGGCCGCCCCCAGGCAGCGCCGCGAGGAGGCCGCCAGGTGTGCCGAGGTGATCGTGGCCGGGGGCGAACGGGTCGATCCGGCACTGGCGGTGAAGGCGCTCAGCGAGCGCGGCCTGAGCAGGGTGCTCTGTGAGGGCGGCCCGAAGACCAACGCCCAGCTGGCCGCCGCGGACCTGGTGGACGAGCTGTGCCTGACGGTGAGCCCGCTGCTGATCGGCGGGGACGCCGCCCGTGCCCTCGACGGCCCCCCCTCGCTCACGCGCCTGCGCCTGGCCCACGTCCTGGAGGATGAGGGGTTCCTCTTCACGCGCTATGTTCGGCTGGACGAGGGTGCCGGTACCCGGTAG
- the hemQ gene encoding hydrogen peroxide-dependent heme synthase has protein sequence MRTTDGNARPKARDLNQVIRYTMWSVFKLSERCPGHREGMAAEVEDLMAQMERKDVVTRGLYDVAGFRADADFMFWWHAPTAEDLQETYSRFRRTGLGRLSEPVWSAMALHRPAEFNKSHIPAFLAEEEPRTYVSVYPFVRSLEWYLLDDADRRRMLAEHGRMARDYPDVRANTVACFSLNDYEWMLAFEADELHRIVDLMRTLRGAEARRHTRVEIPFYTGVRKPPSELIAALP, from the coding sequence GTGAGGACGACGGACGGGAACGCGCGGCCCAAGGCACGAGACCTGAACCAGGTGATCCGCTACACGATGTGGTCGGTCTTCAAACTGAGCGAGCGCTGCCCGGGACACCGTGAGGGCATGGCCGCCGAGGTCGAGGACCTCATGGCCCAGATGGAGCGCAAGGACGTGGTCACCCGCGGCCTGTACGACGTGGCGGGCTTCCGGGCCGACGCCGACTTCATGTTCTGGTGGCACGCTCCGACGGCCGAGGACCTGCAGGAGACCTATTCCCGCTTCCGCCGTACCGGCCTGGGGCGGCTGTCCGAGCCGGTCTGGTCGGCCATGGCGCTGCACCGCCCGGCCGAGTTCAACAAGTCGCACATCCCGGCCTTCCTGGCCGAGGAGGAGCCGCGCACGTACGTGAGCGTCTACCCGTTCGTGCGCTCCCTGGAGTGGTACCTGCTGGACGACGCAGACCGCCGCCGGATGCTCGCGGAGCACGGCAGGATGGCTCGCGACTACCCGGATGTGCGCGCCAACACGGTGGCGTGTTTCTCGCTGAACGACTACGAGTGGATGCTGGCGTTCGAGGCCGACGAACTGCACCGCATCGTGGACCTGATGCGTACCCTGCGCGGCGCCGAGGCGCGGCGGCACACCCGGGTGGAGATCCCCTTCTACACCGGTGTCCGCAAGCCGCCCAGTGAGCTGATCGCCGCGCTGCCGTAG
- a CDS encoding DUF4349 domain-containing protein — protein MSRFRYGPRLAVSLAGLALLVSACGGGSVQSTSSDEAAPLAGAQVNRQANEAVPQSAAKAEGGGSPQTGQVRIVPQDRAIIYTAEMTVRAKEVTAAADRARQIVTTAGGYLAMENSDAHSDGEGSATLVFKIPPGNYPGTLDRLGKELGTRESLRQNTEDVTEQVADVESRLKSAKAALDSLRTLLKRANTIGEVLEVEREVSNRESELESLQARQKTLASQTSAATLTLNLVGPATVVKKKEDDEPAGFLGGLRTGWNAFVVAVKLGLTLLGVLLPWLIVIVPAWLLTAFLLRLRRNRDRSLTPGPGDTEPGPDDAEEPLPANPRGEDDSEGTDGPVPYERP, from the coding sequence ATGAGCAGATTCCGGTACGGCCCGCGCCTGGCCGTCTCCCTCGCGGGCCTGGCACTGTTGGTGTCCGCCTGCGGCGGGGGGTCGGTCCAGTCCACGTCCTCCGACGAAGCGGCCCCCTTGGCCGGCGCGCAGGTGAACAGGCAGGCCAACGAGGCGGTTCCCCAGAGCGCGGCGAAGGCCGAGGGCGGCGGCTCCCCGCAGACCGGCCAGGTGAGGATCGTCCCGCAGGACCGGGCGATCATCTACACCGCGGAGATGACGGTCAGGGCGAAGGAGGTCACCGCGGCTGCCGACCGGGCCCGGCAGATCGTCACCACCGCGGGCGGCTACCTGGCCATGGAGAACTCCGACGCCCACTCCGACGGCGAGGGCTCCGCGACGCTGGTCTTCAAGATCCCGCCGGGGAACTATCCGGGCACGCTCGACCGCCTGGGCAAGGAGCTGGGCACGCGCGAGTCGCTCCGGCAGAACACCGAGGACGTCACCGAGCAGGTGGCCGACGTGGAGAGCCGCCTGAAGTCGGCCAAGGCCGCGCTCGACTCCCTGCGCACGCTGCTGAAGCGGGCCAACACCATCGGTGAGGTGCTCGAGGTGGAGCGGGAGGTCTCCAACCGCGAGAGCGAGCTGGAGTCCCTGCAGGCCAGGCAGAAGACCCTCGCCTCGCAGACCAGCGCGGCGACGCTGACGCTGAACCTGGTCGGCCCGGCGACCGTGGTGAAGAAGAAGGAGGACGACGAGCCCGCCGGCTTCCTCGGCGGCCTGCGGACGGGCTGGAATGCCTTCGTCGTCGCCGTCAAGCTCGGCCTGACGCTCCTGGGCGTGCTGCTTCCCTGGCTGATCGTGATCGTCCCGGCCTGGCTGCTGACGGCCTTCCTGCTCCGCCTCAGGAGGAACCGTGACCGGTCGCTCACTCCGGGCCCCGGGGACACGGAGCCCGGCCCTGACGATGCCGAGGAGCCTCTCCCCGCGAATCCACGGGGAGAGGACGACTCCGAGGGAACGGACGGGCCGGTGCCGTACGAGCGTCCCTAG